A segment of the Mercurialis annua linkage group LG4, ddMerAnnu1.2, whole genome shotgun sequence genome:
TAGAGTATGgggtatgaattttttttatggagTGTGAATTTCTGTATTCgttttttagtttataaatttatgggTTTTACTTCTAAGACTTATGTTTAATTTTAGATCGAAAATGATGCTTTTCAAAAAGTAAAAACCGAATTCAaaaaccgaaaccgaaccgaccgaaaattTCGGTCAAAAAAATTTCGATTTTTGGTGAAAAATATTACGGTTCAGTTTACCATTTAAAAACTTTGGCACCGGTCGGTTTTGGTCGATtcagaaccgaaccgaaccgaaccgaccgatgcacaccccTATCCAGGTGTAATATAAGTGTAAATTAGTTGAATTTCATGTCAAAACATTATGGAGTCACTAAGAATGTAGTACGGTAAAAGATTTATGATGTTTTGAAGATCATTAATCAAATTGTAAATAGGAAAAAGAATACGGCAACCCCCATAATTAATTATCCATCCTTTTGGTGGCTGctcatttacttttttttttatcaaaggctaAAACTTtcattgatgagaatgaaaatTACATAGATAAATGGTTCTTCAACATATTGAACGAACTATTCTAAATTAATGATGAAAACTGTTAATACAGTCATCGATTAGGGCTTTTTCAACCATCAAAAAGTTACCCAAAACATAAATGAATCAAACTGAAAATAAGATCTTGAAACCGCTTGATTTTTAGagattcaaacttttcaaacctCATCTTCAACATGGATCCATAAGTTATCTTCCAACTCTTAGATCTACAACAAcattcaatcaaaataaaatttaaacaaacatcTTAAAAGAAGATTTattgaaataagaaaaatagatCTACGATTAATAGTATTATGagcggagagaagatgatttttcggTTAAtcggaaatttttttttctcccacctttaaaaaaataaagaaaaaaagcttttaattttagagagaagggagagcttttggttttagagagaagggagaagTAGTTTTTGTGACTGCTCATTTACAAAGCATGCAATATTTCAAGGAATGTTATAAAATCAGTAAGCaaaatctatttcaaaataaataaatgaaaaaaaaaaatctgcacATGACATGTTTCAATCTAGCATCTCAATTTTCACATAATTGTTTGTCAGATTTCATTCTTTCATCTATATTATATTCACCTTTTTTTTACCCAGCAGGTATATATATTAGGTTTAATGCATATTTTGACTCATGAATTAGTATCTATTAATCTACTAGATCCCTCATTTTTCAATGTAACCTATCTAACGTCTGAACTTGTAAATTTTACTCGTTTAACCTTTCAAAAAAGAGCGAGGCACAAATGCACTGATGTGGCAAAAAATGCTAATTAATTGGGCGCCACTCACTacaaaaaatgaaggattaaatgGATTAAACTGAAAGGTTTATGAATTAGATGAGTGAAAAAATATAAGTTCAAAAGTCAAATTGGATGAAAgattacaaattcaaatgtcaaaaataTGCCTTATGTATATGAAACTTCAGCTAAAAACATATGTTCATGCGTCTTTTTAGTTTGCAAACAAACGCTTGATTTAAATTCGATAAGAGGTCAAACAACTATAAAAATGATAACTTTAGAtgttaaatagataaaaattacAAGTTGagataacaaataaattaaactgGAAGATAAGAGATTGGTTATACaagcacgaaacaaatcttcaTGCACAATCCGTATGAGATGACAATATATTGTatggaaatttaaaattttacttttaaaaatgcaagagttaattatgaaaaaaaattatattttaattatattttttaaattttgataacaaTAGGTGTGCTCTTatagttttttataatttctttcaCAGATTTAACtcttttagccaaaattcaaccaaccaaaatattaaaaatataacaaacgACTAACCAAATGAGttggataatttaattaaagcgggatgataatataaattaaaaatatttggttaattcggttaatttaatttttaaaactcgTAACTGTAGTTAAgttgatgttttaataaattggaCACGCATAACAAACCAAAGTAATGGAAATCTTTAACAGAACTTCATTGATATGAGAAATTGGAAATAAATAAAGTATTGAAATGTGGATTAAAAATAGAGCAAACCTAATTTTGAGTTGGTGACAATAATGGCTATGAAATTGAATAGAAGTTGGACTGGCTTCGGAGTTCAGATACCCCACAGAATGGGCAAGCGGAACAATGTACCTGACCTAACTTATAATTCAACAAattcaattcaaacattttattcACAAATATTTATATTGCACACTACTTCATTTTGTCTGGCCTGATAAACCCGCTGCTACAACAATCGATTTTTCAtgattttttctcatttttttaacttgtcAAGTTGGTGCGCCATGAATCTGATTTAGAGACAAATTTCTTCTTGATTATGAGGAGTGACTCTTATTCTATAGTTTAATGTCTATAGGGGTGTATAAAAATATACCGAAGCTAAATAaccgaatcaaattaaaacttcaatttgaaatatttataaattcagTTTGTTCGaattaataaaaagtgaaaaaactAGTATAATTTGGTTATAAATAAATCCAGACCTGATACCCAAGTATTTATATGATAACAGAGAAAAAAACTTAATAATAGAACATCTAAATTTTAAGTAATACTAGCATATTAGTATTACAATTactaattttacaattttagtatGCAGGAacacaaataatttttcaattttctttgttatataattgatgtgggaggatttgaacccacgatcACAATTTACTGTCCACGTTTATACCGTTTGAGTTATAGCTGAGTTAATTGTTCTCTGTTTAGTGAGATAATTTGATCCCCTGCAAACGACAACAAAAGCATTAGCAGCTCCCTCTAAACGACAAACCGTTTATTTTCATCAgtactcaaataaaaaaaacgaaaaTCATCCGCGAGAAAGACAACAATGGCAACTTCTTCTCTTCTCACACTCCTCAACCCAAACCTCTCAACAGTCCCAAAAATGACTGTAAAGCCCCTGGCTGTCCTCAACAATTCCAATAAAATGAAGGTTCCCTACAAGTTAAAGAATGGGCAGAGCCGTCTTTTCCACAAGCTTCCTTCTGGACTGAACATGGAGGTGATCGAACAGAAGTGTAATTATATAGATAACCCAAGTGAAAAGCCAGCTCTAGTTTTTGTACATGGAAGCTATCATGCAGCTTGGTGCTGGGCTGAGCATTGGTTGCCCTTTTTTTCAAGCGTTGGCTACGATTGCTATGCTCTTAGCTTGTTGGGTCAGGTCTGCTCATTTCTATTAGATTAACACatgttaaatttgatttatttattttatcttgatTAAATTAATGTTAGTAAGTAATGTGTTTGTTGGTCTTACTTCAATCTTTCAATGCATCAATTTCGTGTTTCTAGTACATGGACATAGTCTCAGTTTGTGTTGTTTAGAGCAGATTATTTTCCCCCTAATTATTTGAAAATCGTTTCTTTTTTCTTCGTAGCATTCAAATGAGAAATGCATAATCAATTTGATAAGAGAAAAATATTCTCCTCAGAGATATCCTATAGCACGAAAACAGAAACGAAAACGGAAACAGATTTGTTAAAATGGGGAACACCTAAACaataaagtattatttttataagtataGGTATAAATGTAGAGTTTCATCGATCCATAAGTGTTTCCGAATACAGAAACTAAATGTGGGACTCGAAAGTTTTTGTGCCACATACCTCATACTATATAACCAACTTCTTCTGATAAGTATTTTGAAGTTCTAAGCTGGCACCAAGATGCAGAAACTCAGTACTTGAATTTTAAAGCTTCCATTGTCACTCATTTGGTATTTCTCTGACAATTGTTTACAGGGTGAGAGTGATGGTCCTGTTGCTTCTGTTGCTGGCACTCTACAGGTATTCTTCACTCTCCAGCCCCCACAGGAAGATCTACCATTTTAGTGGCTCATTTTAGCACTTCTTTTCATTCTTCTATCGTGTGTTTCTTGACAGTTTATTACTTTTGTTTAGATAAAGCAAATTCTCAAATTAGTCTTATTTCCTGTTCATCTTCAAATTCTGCAGTAGACGCATGCAGGTGATATTGCTGACTTCATCCAGGAAAAATTTAAGCTGCCACCAGTATTGGTTGGACATTCATTTGGAGGCTTAATTATTCAGTACTACATAGCAAATATAAGAAATGAAAAATTTTCAGGTAATTCATCTCCCTattgttaaattataattatagagCACATATTTGGATCCCGATTTCAAAGCTTGCTTTTTTCTTAGGAACGATTTTTTAGTGTTCATCAAGACATAGGTTGATTGTTTTATGTCTTGGTAAAGCAGTCACTTCGATGTGAGTTAACATTAGTGTTATTCTGATTGGACTCAGTTCTAGAAATGAAAAAGCTGTTCCCTGATCTTGCTGGAGCTGTGCTTGTCTGTTCTGTACCTCCTTCAGGCAATAGGTAACTTGCTACAAAATTTATGCTTACGCTGTCCTTCAAATTGGAACTAgctctaaataaaattttatattcctATGCAGTGGGTTAGTGTGGCGATATCTCTTTTCGAAGCCTATTGCTGCTTTTAAGGTAATCTCATTATTCTTAAGAAGCTCACCGATAATAGAACATGGATGTAGGACAGCATAGGATCAATCCTTTTTGCTGCTTGCTCTTCATCAATTATCTGAAGTAGAGTAGACTACCTGTTCAGTCTCTGCCTCTGGCATCAGAGCTGCATAGTATGTCCTAAAAAACTGGCCGTTCGATTATTCTAAGTCCTCTCATTGATTATTATGTTTGAAAATGAGCTTTTTGATGCTCTCttaacttttaaatataatCTATACAGTTATGATATGTTATTCTTCTTCGTAAAACTGTTTATCATGGAGAAAGCCCTCCCCTTCTTGCAGTACTAGTTGTGCCCTAAAGTTTGACTCATTTGAACTATGAGCAGGTGACACGAAGCTTGGCAGCTAAAGCTTTTCAAACTGACCTGTCTCTTTGTAAAGAGACCTTTTTCACATCGACAATGGAGGATCATCTGGTGATGCGGTTAGTTTTGTTTTCCGTTAAACAATGTTCAGAAGTGTGTGAACTGTGAATTCTATTGTTGTTTGAATCTAGAATGACAATGATAATAACATCTTTGCGGCTATTATTGcaaatagttttatttattttagcatGTCTTGGCCAAGTGCAATTTTGTTAGAAGATTGAGCATTGTAGAATTGAAAGTTGACGTtcgttttaaattcaaaaattaatgcTACAGATTTAAAATGAAGCCTAACATATAGATTTTGGAAACAACATTATCAAATAGTCAACATTTGATCAGAGTATGATACTTTCTAAAGCTACTTAATCTCGGACAAGTATATGCGCCTACGTAAAGGAGCTGATGATTGTGAGTTTGAATCAGGTTTTGTTAAAAGCTGTATTATTATTTGCATCATGAGATTCTATTTCACTTAGGCAAAAATTTAAGTCCACTGTTTCAAAAGTTGCAGCCTTTTAGTTTTATGTTTGTTGATTCCGTATCGTCAATTTGACTAGCATGTGGGTAATTAGTCGGTTCCAGTAAAGCGTACCTAAaattaggggtgggcaaaaaaaccggtcaaaccgattaaccgaaccgaaaccggaaacccgaaccggaaaatgtggttaaccgatccaacggtttaggtttaggttttgatttttagttttcatggttaatggtttaggtttaggttttggatttctaaaaaccgtggttaatcggttaaccggtttatatatatattcatatatttttaataattaataagatatattttatgatctgtgaaataatatggattttataatatacacaataaaatctaattataaaaatatattgacatatattttatttaggaatatttatatattttaggagaatttatatatgaaaatattttaaaagaaatttgttttccttattaaaatatttatttaacagaaataggaatatttaagtatataaatagtagaaagtggacgtgaacaacaccacaaacaattcaaaaaatacaaacctaactttaatattactcataaattatttataaataataatagttttaaatatttgcattgatttaactattcataagatagtttaaatttatatttttaatataatttgaatttttataattttttttttgcttgctaaaaaatcaaatagaattaaaattttatcttttttgtctttaatttttctaatggttatatggttaaaaaccgtaaaacaaaaaaccgaaccgttttttatggttaaccgatttaccggttaaccgtttaaaattttaggtttaggtttttaattttaaaaaccgtattacaatggaccggtttacaaattgccctcatggaccggttaaccggtccatgcccacccctaccTAAAATCTCACTTTCTAATTTAAAGGCTTGTTTTTCGTTGAGCCAAATTTTGCTGTCCGTGGCTTGTTTCAGTTACCAAGAACTAATGAGAGAAAGTTCAAGAATGCCATTGTTTGATTTACGGAAGCTAAACGCGTCACTTCCGGTTCCTTCAGTGCCAGAATCTTCCATTGAAGTTCTCGTGATTGGTGCAAGGGACGACTTCATAGTGGTAATCTTCATATCAATAACCTATTCTTCTATGATTCATGTCAATATGCCATCTAAGTACATCCATACATTATTTTTACTCAAAACAATTCTGAAATTTTAATATATGGTGATATTTCATGTAGCATGGAAATGAAAAACGTCAAAACTGgacaaatatttttgtttataaatataGATTCTCGAagattcaaaagcatttatgTAAACAAAAATGAAACATTGGAAATTAGGACTTAAGAAGTTTCCGTTCCACGTAGATGATATTCATTGGGCGGGGACGCTATTACACATTCGCTCTCGGTTCAAGTTGGAAATTAAATTAGTCTACTAGTCAATCTTTGGTCCTCCATTTGCGCTATCTACATTTTCGTCTTCTAGATATCTCAGTTATAGTTTCTTGTGCAGAAAGATTCTATAATTCCTAAATACTTTGCTCATTTACCAAGTTTGTTGTTGATTGGCTCTCTGTAGGATGCTGAAGGACTTGCTGAAACAGGAAGATTTTATGGCGTATCTCCGATCTGTGTGGAAGGGGTTGCCCATGATATGATGATAGACTGCTTATGGGATAAAGGCGCCAAAGACATCCTCTCGTGGTTAAGTAATAACTTAAGAAGATAGTTCAGGTCGACACCAAAGAACTCATCCGGACCAGATCCAGCTTCATTTTGCTGAATCGATAATGTACATTTTGTAGATGTTTCTTCCTTCATATTGGCAtctacagtagttcaaatcattACTATTAGCGAGATTATGATTCATTTAGATCTAATAGTCTAAAAACTATCAAAATATTAGACTTCTGTCTACTTTAATATAAATTTCATGGTTTGGATTGAAATGAATTCATGAATTTAACACATTTTATAATATGGATTTCAGTTTTTGCGGGATAAAATGAAAGATTTTCACAGTCCATTTCTCATCCTATTTTTTCATTACTAAAAAGAGTTTTCTTCATACATGACACCAGACTCACTTTCTTCTTTACATTAAAGTTATTgttataaaactttaaaaaagttttaaaagatATATCTATGAGTAAAATTTGATTCACATCTCAAAACTAAAGATACCTTAACATATCAAAACAAAGACATGAACTCACTTCCGATTGACTAGTAGAAGCCTGCTGTAGAATCGTGTTGTTAGATCGACCCCACAGCTGCCTTCTAATCTGGTAACTTGGTAATCTTTTTTTGTCTAGTTCGATTATTTCCTTTCCTTCTTGATTTTTCCATTTTCATATCGTCAATCCAAATTTGTCCGACAAAATTTCTACTGCCGTCGTTTCGGACATCGAATTGCAATACAACTTGTTCCGTTTTCTGTTTAGTACTAGCTTGCTAGGTTAGATATTGTTGGAATTCTGCTACAAACAAAACGCCACCGTTTTATTTGATTCATCTGTTACTTTACTGATTCCGTGATTTAATCTTTCAGGCTTTCAGCTTGAGTGGTGGGTTAGAATGAATAAAGGAGGAGTAGGAGGTGGGGGAGGAAGTGGGCCGACAGCGGCGGCGGCCGCAGCAGCTGCTCAAAAGCAAAAATCTTTGATGCAGAGAGTGGAAACAGATATTGCTAACATCGTTGACAATTTCACTCACCTCGTCAATGTTGCCCGGGtgaatttcttttcttttcttaatttctaatttcttaTTTCAGTTTATGTTTCCTTTAATTGAAATTTGGAATTCTTCAATCAGATATCAATCGGAATATAAATTAGTTCGAAAATTACATTTTACcgggagaaaaaaaaaagaaatagattAGCTTCACAACTTAATTAACACCAGATTAGATAAACAGAGTTTTAGCAATGAACAGGCCCCCTCAACCTGATAAGTCTTCAAGTTGCAGCAGATACAATAATTTATGTCGTCCTTTTGTTCCCAAGTACACAAACTGGGTCTTTTCTCCATTTAAATTGGCCTGTAGTAACTAGTAAATATAGTTCCCTGCTGCCTTTTTTAGGAATGCTGCTGCCTTTTTTAGGAATGCTCGACTTCCCCTGTCAACACCTTGCGTCTTTAACTCTAAATCAATAGGACCATATGGGTTATTTATCTTGACTGAAATAATTCCTGTTGCTTTTAATTCTAGTATCATGTCGCTCGTTTTAATCGAATATCTCTCTTTCCTCCGTTTCTGTTTTCGTTCTACTTCTTTCTGGGTATTATTCCGTTTTTGTTATTCCTATCTTCGTCATTTCACTGGGGTAATAATCCCCCTTTTCATTTTTATCTCGGTGTAGATTGAATCTTTAACTTCGCAACAATTCTAAAGGCAAATAAAAATTGCAACAATCCCCTTTTCTTCTTACAGCAGTCTTTTTCCGTTTTTGTTATTTCTATCTTCGTCAATTCTAGGTCCAGCTCTTTTGTAAGCATTATAATTTTGGAAAAGCTTGAAGGTATATCTTGAAATCAAAATTAGAAGTCCTATGTTTATTTACAACCAACGTAGCTTGTGTGCTTATTGTTCTGGAG
Coding sequences within it:
- the LOC126679578 gene encoding uncharacterized protein LOC126679578 isoform X1, translating into MATSSLLTLLNPNLSTVPKMTVKPLAVLNNSNKMKVPYKLKNGQSRLFHKLPSGLNMEVIEQKCNYIDNPSEKPALVFVHGSYHAAWCWAEHWLPFFSSVGYDCYALSLLGQGESDGPVASVAGTLQTHAGDIADFIQEKFKLPPVLVGHSFGGLIIQYYIANIRNEKFSVLEMKKLFPDLAGAVLVCSVPPSGNSGLVWRYLFSKPIAAFKVTRSLAAKAFQTDLSLCKETFFTSTMEDHLVMRYQELMRESSRMPLFDLRKLNASLPVPSVPESSIEVLVIGARDDFIVDAEGLAETGRFYGVSPICVEGVAHDMMIDCLWDKGAKDILSWLSNNLRR
- the LOC126679578 gene encoding uncharacterized protein LOC126679578 isoform X2, encoding MATSSLLTLLNPNLSTVPKMTVKPLAVLNNSNKMKVPYKLKNGQSRLFHKLPSGLNMEVIEQKCNYIDNPSEKPALVFVHGSYHAAWCWAEHWLPFFSSVGYDCYALSLLGQGESDGPVASVAGTLQTHAGDIADFIQEKFKLPPVLVGHSFGGLIIQYYIANIRNEKFSEMKKLFPDLAGAVLVCSVPPSGNSGLVWRYLFSKPIAAFKVTRSLAAKAFQTDLSLCKETFFTSTMEDHLVMRYQELMRESSRMPLFDLRKLNASLPVPSVPESSIEVLVIGARDDFIVDAEGLAETGRFYGVSPICVEGVAHDMMIDCLWDKGAKDILSWLSNNLRR